Below is a genomic region from Deltaproteobacteria bacterium.
CTGGCCTGTACCGCGGCCAAGCAGTTGGAGAAAAAGGGGATCGGTCTGGAAATTATCGACCTGCGCACCCTGATGCCGTACGACAAAGAGACGGTGCTTGCCTCGTTTAAGAAAACAAACCGGGCGATTATTTTGCACGAGGCGCCGAAGATCGGCGGTTTCGGCGCCGAAATCGCCTCGATGATTGGGGAGAAATGTTTCGACCAGTTGGCCGCCCCCATTGTCCGCATTGGCGCGGGACATACGCCGGTGCCGTCGAATCCGGTGCTGGAAGATCACTATCTGCCGAGTCTTAAAGATGTTGTGGATGCCGCCGAGAAATTGATGCAGTATTAATTCCCATGCCCACAAAGATCATCCTCACCATGCCCCAGCCGGGGGAGACGATCACCGAAGGGAATATCGTGAAGTGGATTGTCAAGCCGGGAGACTTCGTCAAAGAAAAACAACCGATTGTCGAGCTTGAAACGGAAAAGGCTCTTTTTGAATACGAGTCCCCCTATGAGGGAAAACTTTCCGAAATAGTCGCGCCGGACGGATCGACCGTTGCCGTCGGCAATCCGATTGCCGTTTTCGAGGTGGAAGACGCAAGGGCGGCGACCTATTTCATGCTTGGGATCGGGAAAAAAGTTGACGGGGGGGCGGGCAAAGTAGAAAGAGCCGAAAAAATAAAAAAGGAATCGGCGCCGGCCAAGGCGCAAAAAGGCGAGGCAGGAGCGCAAAAACTCTCCCCTCTCGTCCGCCACCTCCTGCAGGAATACAACATCGATCTCGCCGAACTCGACCGCATCAAGGGGACCGGCCCCGGCGGGCGGATCACCAAGGAAAACATTCTTCAATATCTGGAATCTCAAAAAAAACCGGCCGCGGCCAAAGAGGCCGAAGAAGAAATCATCCCCTTTTCGCCGGTTCGCCTGCGGATTGCGGAGAATATGATGCGGTCAAAGGCGAACATCCCTCACGCGCATACCACTTCGTCAATCGATATGACGCCGGTGGTTGAATACCGCAACCGCGTCAAGGCCGACTTTGAAAAAAAGAACGGTATTCCCCTGGGGTTGCTCCCGCTTCTTTTCCCTGCCCTTAAAAAAGCGATTCGGGAATATCCGGTTGTCAATGCCGGCGTC
It encodes:
- a CDS encoding 2-oxo acid dehydrogenase subunit E2 is translated as MPTKIILTMPQPGETITEGNIVKWIVKPGDFVKEKQPIVELETEKALFEYESPYEGKLSEIVAPDGSTVAVGNPIAVFEVEDARAATYFMLGIGKKVDGGAGKVERAEKIKKESAPAKAQKGEAGAQKLSPLVRHLLQEYNIDLAELDRIKGTGPGGRITKENILQYLESQKKPAAAKEAEEEIIPFSPVRLRIAENMMRSKANIPHAHTTSSIDMTPVVEYRNRVKADFEKKNGIPLGLLPLLFPALKKAIREYPVVNAGVREEGGKKLLAVHKKINLGVAVDTERGLYIPVIPNAQDKGYLDLARELEALIKKARENKLMPADLTGMTFTFNNYGYYGTTHGVQIILPPQSTTLGMGVIEKRAWVVGDQIQIRHVAEFTVAFDHRVIDGRDAGLFLSSLKKSLENFSEKDLH